The Candidatus Kerfeldbacteria bacterium genome segment TGTAATATTGTACCCATGACAGATCAGATCCAAAGAATCACCACAAAGGGGATTTTCGCAAAAGACGGGAAAGTATTGTTCCTGCAAGATCCCAGGGGATCTTGGGAATTGCCCGGCGGAAAGATTATTTTTCAGGAGGCTCCAGAAGAAACGCTGGAGCGGGAAATACGAGAAGAGTTGAACATTAATAGTTTCTCGATTGGCGATATTGTTAGTGCTTGGACGTTCGTTGTCTCAAGGGATGGGAATGATTGCCAGTTTATTGTTCTAGTTTATGCCTGCACGGCCGTTGATGAAATATCATCGCACAGTGAAGAACATATCAGTAAGGGGTGGTTCTCGCTGGAGGAGATAGAAAAGATGGATGTTCGAGATGGGTACAAAAACGCTCTGCGCAAATACTTTTCGCGCCTAAAAACCTAAGATGTAATATGCTTATCTTTATCCCGTTAGAAATACCCCGTCCGCTCTGCGGCGGGGTTAGACTGCCCAATTGCCGCGGGGATTCAAATACCCCGCGGCAATTTCTAACGGGATTTACCTAAACTTAAACCAGCGCTTATTTGCCTCCTGCAGAATCTTTAGGGTTGCTTGCACCGAGAGATTATCAGAGGGCAATAATACCAACCGCCCACCCAGTCGCTCGAGGAGAGGGCTTAAAAATTCATCCGCCCATGAGGGCGATAATGTTAATACGCCGGAAAAATCAATTTCCAACTCTTCGTTTGGCGGCAACTCTAAAAGTGTAGACTGGAACGCCTTGAACGCCTCGCTGCCTAATTCACGGGATATAAGCGTGGTGCCGAATTTTTCTAATTTTACTTTCATATTATTTTTTATTGAGTTATGTTAAAAATTAATTTTTGCCATACAGCCGCGAACTACATTTGGACCGCGAGTAACCCGAAAAGATTTATCGTCGCCCTTTAGATATACTTCCGCATCGCCGCTGGTAAAAAATAGGTCTATCGGATTGGCAAGAACCACTTCCCGAACCAATTTCAGACCATTGCCGCGTTTTTCCGGCGCGCGGCCGGATAAAAATTCTGTAAACGCCACTTCAACCGCCTTCACATGCGTAGATAAATCCGGACGAACGCGGCGCAGTGTTTCTAAAATACCTAAGCCCCGATCTGCAAGAACAATAATGCCTTTTTGGATGTCGTAGCCAAAAAATATCCCCGGCGTATCCGGCCATTTCCCTAAATTGTGAGCGAATGAGTTGTCCCCAATTTCTCCGGCAACCAGAACAATCAAAGAGTATAATTTTTCAAAACCCGGCTTTGCCATAAGCAGGCGCTCCATTTTTACTAATCTTCCTTGAAACATGGAGCTCGTGGGACAGTAAAAAGTGCCGGGGAATTCGGCCCCCTGACTAATCCAATCAGACGCAAACTTAAAAAGATCGCTTGCAAAAATCTCTATATCTTTTTCTCGGTAAAAACGATGCGTACCACCTTCCTTTTTAATCGCAGTTAACTTCCCGCTTTCATCCCAGCGACGAAGCGTATCTATAGAAACGCCTAAAATCTTGGCGGCCTCGCTAATTTTGAGCAGTTTCTCATCCATGGGTATATGTTAGCATAGACCCAAAATCTATGCAATAGTAGCTAAAATCTATGCAATAAACCATTAAACTATGCGAAAATAGACATAATCTATAACTTAGCCGGCGTATAGTGCCGCTTCGCCACGCGTGAGTGGCTTTTTGCCCCAAGTACTATAGACGAGCTGGTCAATTCTTGCCCCGTAGCGAACTGGTATGGGGTTGTTCGCCCCGTAGCCAGCTTGTTGTACTACTGGGTTTTGATTCAAGTTCCATATATTTACCGCCTGTGGACAATTTTCCCTGTCGTGTGCTACAATGCAATTGATCGTAAGATCACTGATTTTAGAGCTAAAGGGCCTCGGAAACGGGGTCTTTTGTGCGTTTACGGGTGTTGTCCTCTTATATACAAGTATGGTATCATACAATTAATATTATGGTTAGAATTGCGCACCCAAAACTTAACGAGCGTTCCTATAAAAACGCCGTCTTATATTTTATCAAGTACTGTAACAACAGGTACTTGCACGCTACGAAGCTTAATAAGCTTTTGTATTATCTTGATTTTATATATTTTCGCGATCACAAAAAATCTGTTACGGGCGATGTGTATATTCATCAAGGGTACGGTCCCGTGCCTTCCCGCGTAGACGAAATACTTGCGGGGCTCAAAAATGAAGGTGCAATTGATACCGAAGCGGTTTCCAACAATGATGCGGAGATGATTAATTTTTCACTGAAAGATGATTCTAAATTTGATGAAACCGTTTTCAGCTCTGATCAAAAAAAACTTCTTAAGCAAATCTGTGACGAGTTCGGGAATTGGCCGACCGAAAAAATCGTTGCCCAGACACACCTTGAGGCCCCTTGGTTTTATTCAAAACCATACGAAGTCGTTGACTACGCCTATGCGCGTGATGTTGATTTCTTCAAATAATGTACCCTATCTATGTCGTGGGTTTATGTTGAACGAGAGCAGTTTGTCCGAATGTGCGAAAAAGTTGGTGTTTTCACGAGAGTGCGCGAGGCAATTAAATCTTGGGCGCCGACCGTAAGCCGGTTTGAACTCTCTCGTCAGAAACTCGTTTTCCGTTCGCCGAAGAATCGCTACGAAGCGTGGGCGGCGGGCATTCCAAATCCAGACAGCAACAGAGGTAAGAGCGGTGGCTATCGCGTCGTGTATTTTCTCGATCTCACTGAAGGTACCATTAATTTAGATTTTATAGAGGAACGCAAAGAGCTTGGTTTTCGTGATGAAGGTAATCGCAAGAAAGAACGCTACAATGGCTACATCCGCGACCTCAAGGAAGAACTGAAAAAGCGGGACGCTTTCTAATGGGGCAGATTCTCTTCTGGCGTTCTAAAATTTCTTGCTTGGATTCGGTTTCCACAACTTTTTAATTAAATGCTTTATGTAAAACCGATTGTTCGAGGGTGGTGAAGTCGGTGGTGGTCGGGAGACCAGCCGAATTCTCGGAAGTGCCCGAGCGAGAGCAAGTTGCTACGGAACGGCTCATAGCCGCGGTCAAAGAGGCTGGATTCACTAATATCCGCCTGCAGCTTGAACCTATAGCCGCCGAAGAAACTCTCGAAAGGGACCAGGTTGTGCTGGTTGCCGACTTCGGGGGAGGTACGACGGATTTCACGATCATGACGCTCTCTCCGGAACGCAGGAACCTGCTCGACCGTAAATCAGACGTCCTCGCCAACGGGGGCGTGTATGTTGGCGGCGACCGCTTCGATTCGCAGATTATGGACCATAAGCTGTTCAAGCACTTCGGGGAGGGAACGACCTTTTCGCCAACCGGGAAAATACTTCCCTTTCCGGTTCACCTCCTCTCCAAGCTACGGAAATGGCAGCTCATCCCGTTTCTCAAGGATAGCCACACACGCCAGATCATCCGCGAGCTACTACAGACCTCCAGCGACGTCGAATCCATCTGCAGACTCCGAACCCTCATTGAGGAGAACCTCGGTTTTGCCCTTTTTCGCTCTATCGAAAAAGCCAAGATCGGCCTCTCTGAGCGGGATCTCGAGGAGATATGGTTCGAAGAGTCCGATATCTCGATCCGCGAGGTTATCACCAGGGCAGAATTCAACATCATCATAGGAGAAGAGGTTCGGGAATTCGACAAGTGCGTCAACCGGGTCATGGAGCGCGCCGGCATCACACTCTCGGACATCGAGGCCGTGTTCGTGACTGGCGGGACATCGCTTGTCCCCCGGGTACACGACTTTCTTAGCGAAAAATTCGGCCACAACAAGATCCGTGCGGGCGACACCTTCACGAGCGTTGTCGCCGGACTGGCCATCAGCTAGCCGCTAACCGCGTGACCAGGAAAGGGCTCCGCGGTACAGCGCAAACCAAGCCCAACCAAGAAAGGAGATGGGTGGTGAATTGGGCAAGCAAGAACACGGGCAGGAGCGCCTAGCGCCCTGCCCAACCCCCTAAGATTATTAGCCCAATCGGGCTAGCGATTTTAGGGGGTTTTATTTTCCTCAACACAAAAACAATAGTGAGTGAGACGGTGGGGTGAATTAGTATTCCCCTACCATCAAAACGGTTCTAACGTCCAAGACTTGTCGGAACCAGCAATGTTTTTTACTTGTGGTGAACCGGTCGAACCATCGGACAGACCGGGAGGCCTTGATTTTTAGCGCCAATCTTATCGTGCTAGTATTATTCCGCCATGGGTCTCAAGATACTTTTTGCTGCGATCTCTTCCCTGGTCGGGATCGCATGCTTCGTCCCGTACTTGCGGGATATCTTCAAGAACAAAACCAAGCCCCATAGTTATACTTGGCTCGTTTGGACGATTATTCAAATAACCGGCGTCGTGGCGATGCTAAGTGCCGGCGCAAGCATCGGGGTCGCATCGCTGTTGATCGGAGCGATACTTTGCGGATATATTTTCATACTATCCCTGCGATATGGCACTCGGAATATAACGGTGTTTGATACGGTCTGCCTCATTGGGGCGCTAACCGCGATCTTCATCTATGCGTTTCTTCGTAATCCCCTTCTCTCGGTCATTATGATTTCGCTGGTTGATCTAGTCGGATTCCTCCCAACCTTCCGAAAGGCGTACCTGGAACCCGAGAGTGAAACGGCCTCAAATTATTTATTGAGCGGGATCTCCAGCACATTCGCGCTCGGAGCGCTCGTGAATTTCAATATCACCACCTCTCTTTACCTGATAAGTGTGACCGCTACGAATATCGCCTGCGCGGCGCTGATCTGGATCCGCGGTAGGTCAAACAAAGAGTCTATTCCGCCGCACCGTGGTGGGCGATTTTAGGAGAATAAACGTTTTCGCTTATCCCCTCCAGCACTTGCGCTTTCTTGCATTATAGCATAAAATAGATACTGTAAGTAAGGTTTAAGCTAATATACAGACTATATTATGGAAAAAGGCGATTATATCTCAACAATTTTGCGCTCAAAACAGACGGTTTTGTCGGCCAAAAACATAATGTTGCTTTGGGGTGAAGCCAGTTCTGATGCGG includes the following:
- a CDS encoding NUDIX hydrolase — encoded protein: MTDQIQRITTKGIFAKDGKVLFLQDPRGSWELPGGKIIFQEAPEETLEREIREELNINSFSIGDIVSAWTFVVSRDGNDCQFIVLVYACTAVDEISSHSEEHISKGWFSLEEIEKMDVRDGYKNALRKYFSRLKT
- a CDS encoding DUF4325 domain-containing protein gives rise to the protein MKVKLEKFGTTLISRELGSEAFKAFQSTLLELPPNEELEIDFSGVLTLSPSWADEFLSPLLERLGGRLVLLPSDNLSVQATLKILQEANKRWFKFR
- a CDS encoding MerR family transcriptional regulator — encoded protein: MDEKLLKISEAAKILGVSIDTLRRWDESGKLTAIKKEGGTHRFYREKDIEIFASDLFKFASDWISQGAEFPGTFYCPTSSMFQGRLVKMERLLMAKPGFEKLYSLIVLVAGEIGDNSFAHNLGKWPDTPGIFFGYDIQKGIIVLADRGLGILETLRRVRPDLSTHVKAVEVAFTEFLSGRAPEKRGNGLKLVREVVLANPIDLFFTSGDAEVYLKGDDKSFRVTRGPNVVRGCMAKINF
- a CDS encoding SocA family protein → MYYLDFIYFRDHKKSVTGDVYIHQGYGPVPSRVDEILAGLKNEGAIDTEAVSNNDAEMINFSLKDDSKFDETVFSSDQKKLLKQICDEFGNWPTEKIVAQTHLEAPWFYSKPYEVVDYAYARDVDFFK
- a CDS encoding Hsp70 family protein, whose product is MVKSVVVGRPAEFSEVPEREQVATERLIAAVKEAGFTNIRLQLEPIAAEETLERDQVVLVADFGGGTTDFTIMTLSPERRNLLDRKSDVLANGGVYVGGDRFDSQIMDHKLFKHFGEGTTFSPTGKILPFPVHLLSKLRKWQLIPFLKDSHTRQIIRELLQTSSDVESICRLRTLIEENLGFALFRSIEKAKIGLSERDLEEIWFEESDISIREVITRAEFNIIIGEEVREFDKCVNRVMERAGITLSDIEAVFVTGGTSLVPRVHDFLSEKFGHNKIRAGDTFTSVVAGLAIS